One genomic window of alpha proteobacterium U9-1i includes the following:
- a CDS encoding dehydrogenases with different specificities, whose product MDFTGKNVLVVGGSSGIGNGVAHAFRARGAEVHVWGTRAAASDYKAEEGSDLTGLGYTSVDVSDPDAIANAPAPFPTLDVLILSQGTVLYGQKEFQRAGWDKVMAVNVDSVLHCATKFKPQLADAKGAIVVVNSVAGFKATVGNPAYSASKAGAVGLTKTLGQAWAPLGIRVNGFAPGLVDTKLTKVTMDHPDRREKALAKFPLGRFGTVEDMAGVALFLASPLSAYVVGQTLLVDGGLTL is encoded by the coding sequence TTGGATTTCACCGGCAAGAACGTGCTCGTGGTTGGCGGCTCAAGCGGTATCGGTAATGGCGTGGCGCACGCGTTTCGCGCCCGTGGCGCCGAGGTTCACGTTTGGGGCACGCGCGCTGCGGCGAGCGACTACAAGGCCGAAGAGGGCTCTGATCTCACCGGCCTCGGCTACACCAGTGTCGATGTAAGCGACCCGGACGCTATCGCCAACGCGCCCGCTCCGTTCCCGACGTTGGACGTCCTAATCCTGTCGCAAGGCACCGTTCTTTACGGCCAGAAGGAGTTTCAGCGCGCTGGCTGGGACAAGGTTATGGCGGTCAATGTCGATTCCGTTCTGCATTGCGCGACGAAATTCAAACCGCAACTGGCCGACGCCAAAGGCGCGATCGTGGTGGTGAATTCCGTGGCGGGGTTCAAGGCGACGGTAGGAAATCCGGCGTATTCGGCGTCGAAAGCCGGCGCTGTGGGGCTCACCAAAACGCTTGGCCAAGCCTGGGCGCCGCTCGGCATTCGCGTCAACGGCTTCGCGCCGGGCCTGGTGGATACCAAGCTCACGAAGGTGACGATGGATCACCCGGATCGTCGCGAAAAAGCGTTGGCGAAATTCCCGCTTGGCCGGTTCGGCACGGTTGAGGACATGGCCGGCGTCGCCTTGTTCCTCGCGTCGCCGCTCTCGGCCTACGTCGTCGGCCAAACTTTGCTCGTCGATGGCGGCCTCACCCTCTGA